A window of the Bacillus andreraoultii genome harbors these coding sequences:
- the sdaAA gene encoding L-serine ammonia-lyase, iron-sulfur-dependent, subunit alpha — translation MLFTTVRELIELAEKENKKISQIMIEQEILVTKKSRDEIVAQMDKNLQVMEKAVERGLSGVKSQTGLTGGDAVLLQNYIEKGNHLSGNLLLNAVSMAVGTNEVNAAMGRICATPTAGSAGVVPGTLFAVKEKLNPTREEMIEFLFTAGAFGYVIANNAFISGAAGGCQAEVGSASGMASAAIVEMAGGSPRQSANAMAITLKNMLGLVCDPVAGLVEVPCVKRNAMGAANAMVAADMALAGVESKIPCDEVIEAMFRVGRMMPSSLRETAQGGLAVTPTGLRLQKEIFGGGESR, via the coding sequence ATGCTATTTACAACTGTACGTGAACTAATTGAATTGGCGGAAAAAGAAAATAAAAAAATTAGTCAAATAATGATTGAACAAGAAATACTTGTGACTAAAAAAAGTCGTGATGAAATTGTTGCTCAAATGGATAAAAATCTTCAAGTAATGGAAAAAGCAGTTGAACGTGGTTTATCAGGTGTTAAATCTCAAACAGGATTAACAGGTGGTGATGCTGTCCTTCTTCAAAACTATATTGAAAAGGGAAATCATTTATCAGGGAATCTTTTATTAAATGCGGTAAGTATGGCTGTTGGAACGAATGAGGTTAATGCAGCTATGGGGAGAATTTGTGCAACACCAACAGCAGGTAGTGCTGGCGTTGTTCCAGGGACTTTATTTGCGGTAAAAGAAAAATTAAACCCTACTCGTGAAGAAATGATTGAATTTTTATTTACAGCAGGTGCTTTTGGATATGTAATTGCAAATAACGCTTTTATTTCAGGTGCAGCTGGTGGATGCCAAGCAGAGGTTGGATCAGCTAGTGGTATGGCTAGTGCAGCGATTGTTGAAATGGCCGGTGGGTCACCAAGGCAATCAGCAAATGCGATGGCGATTACTTTAAAAAATATGCTTGGCTTAGTATGTGACCCCGTTGCAGGTTTAGTTGAAGTTCCTTGTGTGAAAAGGAATGCCATGGGTGCTGCGAATGCTATGGTTGCAGCAGATATGGCACTTGCTGGGGTTGAAAGTAAAATTCCTTGTGATGAAGTAATTGAAGCTATGTTTCGCGTGGGTAGAATGATGCCATCTTCACTAAGAGAAACTGCACAAGGGGGGCTTGCAGTAACCCCGACAGGTTTAAGACTACAAAAGGAAATTTTCGGTGGGGGAGAATCGCGGTGA
- the recG gene encoding ATP-dependent DNA helicase RecG, with product MNNVLNQPVSVIRGIGPESEQLLAELKIFTIHDLLMYFPYRYNDNRIRNLAEVEHEERVTVEGIVISEPLLTYYGRKKSRLMIRVMVGEYAITATFFNQAYVKSKININDQITITGKWNRHRQQITVHSYTLGSLENSKITDFEPVYSVKGDLTVKGIKRFILLAYNQFSQYIHETLPRDYIKRYRLYSLKEAIRALHYPQNTNDLKQGRRRIVYEEFLLFQLKMQALRKFEREHQKGTTIDYDNNLLKKFIASLPYPLTNAQKRVIAEILKDIKSPYRMNRLLQGDVGSGKTVVAAICLYAAVTAGYQGALMVPTEILAEQHAESFQAMFESFNINVQLLTGSTKKKERQEILAGLLDGTISIIIGTHALIQEDVNFKNLGLVITDEQHRFGVEQRRVLREKGEYPNTLFMTATPIPRTLAITVFGEMDVSIIDEMPKGRKPILTHWAKPKMLDRVLAMMEKELNLGRQAYVICPLIEESDKLDVQNAIDVYAQLVHYFQGRFQVGLMHGRLNGEEKELVMRQFSENKIRILVATTVVEVGVNVPNATMMVIYDAERFGLAQLHQLRGRVGRGDQQSYCILLADPKSEVGKERMKIMTETTDGFKLSERDLELRGPGDFFGKKQSGLPEFKVADMVHDFRALETARQDATYLIESSSFWKEQEFAFLRKYIQESGVMNGEKLD from the coding sequence GTGAATAATGTATTAAATCAACCTGTTAGTGTAATAAGAGGAATTGGTCCAGAATCTGAACAATTGCTAGCCGAGTTGAAAATTTTTACTATTCACGACTTATTAATGTACTTTCCTTATCGTTACAATGATAATCGCATTCGTAACTTAGCAGAAGTAGAACACGAAGAACGGGTAACTGTTGAAGGTATCGTAATAAGTGAGCCGTTATTAACTTATTATGGCAGAAAAAAATCCAGATTAATGATAAGAGTGATGGTGGGCGAATACGCGATAACGGCCACCTTTTTCAATCAGGCCTATGTGAAAAGTAAAATAAACATTAATGATCAAATTACTATAACAGGTAAATGGAATCGACATCGCCAGCAAATTACAGTTCATTCATATACATTAGGATCTTTAGAAAACTCGAAAATTACAGATTTTGAACCAGTATACTCCGTAAAAGGCGATTTAACTGTTAAGGGTATCAAAAGGTTCATTCTTTTGGCTTACAATCAGTTTAGTCAGTATATTCATGAGACGTTACCAAGAGACTACATAAAACGGTATCGGTTATACTCTCTTAAAGAGGCAATTCGAGCATTACATTATCCACAAAATACAAACGATCTTAAACAAGGAAGACGAAGAATCGTTTATGAAGAATTTTTATTATTTCAATTAAAAATGCAGGCGCTGAGAAAATTTGAACGGGAACATCAAAAGGGGACGACCATTGACTACGATAACAATCTGTTGAAAAAATTTATCGCTTCATTGCCATATCCACTAACAAATGCACAAAAACGTGTCATTGCCGAAATTTTGAAAGATATTAAATCGCCATATCGTATGAATCGCTTATTACAAGGGGATGTGGGATCAGGGAAAACGGTGGTAGCCGCCATTTGTTTATATGCTGCAGTGACGGCAGGGTATCAAGGCGCATTAATGGTCCCTACTGAAATTTTAGCGGAACAACATGCGGAAAGCTTTCAAGCTATGTTTGAATCATTTAATATTAATGTTCAATTATTAACAGGTTCGACAAAGAAAAAAGAACGGCAGGAAATATTAGCCGGATTACTTGATGGAACGATTTCTATTATTATTGGCACCCATGCCCTTATCCAAGAAGATGTTAACTTTAAAAACTTAGGGTTAGTCATTACAGACGAACAACACCGCTTTGGAGTTGAGCAACGTCGCGTTTTACGAGAGAAAGGTGAATATCCAAATACATTGTTTATGACTGCAACACCAATTCCGAGAACATTGGCAATAACTGTATTTGGAGAAATGGATGTATCAATCATTGATGAAATGCCAAAAGGAAGAAAGCCAATTCTAACTCACTGGGCTAAACCAAAAATGCTTGACCGTGTTTTAGCGATGATGGAAAAAGAATTAAATTTGGGAAGACAAGCATATGTTATATGTCCCTTAATTGAAGAGTCAGATAAGTTAGATGTGCAAAATGCTATCGATGTTTATGCTCAACTTGTTCATTATTTTCAAGGACGTTTCCAAGTTGGTCTTATGCACGGAAGATTAAATGGAGAAGAAAAAGAATTAGTCATGAGACAATTTAGTGAAAATAAAATTCGAATTCTTGTAGCAACTACAGTTGTTGAAGTAGGTGTCAACGTTCCAAATGCAACGATGATGGTAATATATGATGCAGAACGCTTTGGTTTAGCCCAATTACATCAATTACGGGGAAGGGTTGGTCGTGGTGATCAACAATCGTATTGTATTTTACTTGCTGATCCTAAGTCTGAAGTAGGCAAAGAACGAATGAAAATAATGACTGAAACTACAGATGGTTTTAAATTAAGTGAAAGGGATTTAGAATTACGCGGACCTGGTGACTTTTTTGGAAAAAAACAAAGTGGATTGCCAGAATTTAAAGTAGCAGACATGGTACATGATTTTCGTGCGCTTGAAACGGCACGACAAGACGCCACTTACTTAATTGAATCATCATCATTTTGGAAAGAACAAGAATTTGCGTTTTTACGAAAATATATTCAAGAATCAGGTGTGATGAACGGGGAGAAATTAGACTGA
- the rpmB gene encoding 50S ribosomal protein L28: protein MARKCVVTGKKATFGNARSHAMNANRRKWGANLQKVRILVNGKPKRVYVSARALKSGKVERV from the coding sequence ATGGCTCGTAAATGCGTTGTTACAGGTAAAAAAGCCACTTTTGGAAATGCACGTTCTCACGCAATGAATGCTAACCGTCGTAAATGGGGCGCAAACCTTCAAAAAGTACGTATTTTAGTTAACGGAAAACCAAAACGTGTATACGTTTCAGCACGTGCTTTAAAATCAGGCAAAGTTGAACGCGTATAA
- the spoVM gene encoding stage V sporulation protein SpoVM, translating to MKFYTIKLPKFLGGFIRAILGTFKKD from the coding sequence GTGAAATTTTACACAATTAAGTTACCGAAATTTCTTGGAGGTTTTATACGTGCAATACTGGGGACATTTAAAAAAGATTAA
- a CDS encoding Asp23/Gls24 family envelope stress response protein, with translation MSIELQTNYGHIEISNETIAQICGGAAVDCYGIVGMASKNQIKDGISEILRKENYSKGVIVRQEDGFIHIDMYIIVGYGTKISEVAHNVQSKVKYVLEQTIGLKADSVNIFVQGVRVTNP, from the coding sequence ATGTCCATTGAATTACAAACGAATTACGGACATATTGAAATTTCAAACGAAACGATTGCTCAAATTTGTGGTGGTGCTGCTGTAGATTGTTATGGTATTGTAGGAATGGCATCCAAAAATCAAATTAAAGACGGTATTTCTGAAATCCTTCGTAAAGAAAATTATTCAAAAGGTGTTATTGTACGTCAAGAAGATGGATTTATCCACATTGATATGTATATTATCGTTGGTTATGGAACGAAAATTTCAGAAGTTGCTCATAATGTTCAATCAAAAGTGAAATATGTTCTTGAACAAACAATAGGTTTAAAAGCTGATTCAGTTAATATATTTGTCCAAGGTGTTCGGGTAACGAACCCGTAA
- a CDS encoding IS1182 family transposase: MFKHYNMNQVVLPLNLEIKLKENDIAFAINDLVESIPEEAFEDFIRQTGRPAYHPRMMLKVILCGYTQSVFSGRKIEALLQDSIRMMWLAQGHEPSYRTINRFRSNPLIENILRECFVQFRNQLVEKELIEEEAIFIDGTKIEANANKFTFVWRKSIERYSDKLIEKSNQLYDELLEKEIIPAIEREKEEELSVKEMEEVVEKLDEKIEEYNKKIEVSEVGSERKKLRSERKLPIQSRKQWMDYITRKQKYQNDMEIFGDRNSYSKTDPDATFMRMKDDYMKNGQLKAGYNVQIATEGQYVLAYDVFPNPTDTRTLIPFLDTIEENFFELPEFIVADAGYGSEQNYEDIIENRNRTPLITYNQYRKEKKKKHKDNAFHVDNWEYNEDEDTFLCPNGRKVRFSHHSKRTDRYGFTREFKVYECEDCSDCPLRDLCTKAKEGNNRKVYINEKWESQKEYVRTKLSDEKTGEIYGKRKIDVEPAFGFLKANLGFTRFSVRGKQKVKNELAFALMAVNMRKVTAISGKIVTRNGKTPQKRFQANFLLPGTFLYTTFG; encoded by the coding sequence ATGTTTAAACATTATAACATGAATCAAGTAGTTTTACCGCTAAATTTAGAAATTAAGTTGAAAGAAAACGATATTGCTTTTGCGATCAATGATCTTGTCGAGAGTATTCCCGAAGAAGCTTTCGAGGACTTCATACGACAAACCGGCCGTCCCGCGTATCATCCTCGTATGATGTTGAAAGTCATTTTGTGTGGATATACGCAATCCGTGTTTTCCGGCCGTAAAATAGAAGCTTTATTACAGGATAGTATCCGCATGATGTGGCTGGCTCAAGGACATGAACCTAGCTATCGCACCATCAATCGCTTCCGTTCTAATCCACTCATTGAAAACATCCTACGTGAATGCTTTGTCCAGTTCCGAAATCAGCTCGTGGAAAAGGAATTGATTGAAGAGGAAGCCATTTTTATTGATGGTACAAAAATTGAAGCAAACGCAAATAAGTTCACCTTTGTATGGCGGAAGTCCATTGAAAGATATAGTGATAAGCTAATTGAAAAGTCCAATCAACTGTATGATGAGCTGCTAGAGAAGGAGATCATCCCAGCAATAGAGCGAGAAAAGGAAGAGGAACTTTCCGTCAAAGAAATGGAAGAAGTAGTCGAAAAGTTAGACGAGAAAATCGAGGAATATAATAAAAAGATTGAAGTATCTGAAGTTGGGAGTGAACGGAAAAAGCTCCGTTCCGAACGCAAATTACCCATACAATCTCGGAAGCAATGGATGGATTACATTACTCGCAAACAAAAGTATCAAAACGATATGGAGATTTTCGGTGATCGCAATAGTTACTCAAAGACGGACCCAGATGCGACGTTTATGCGCATGAAGGACGACTACATGAAGAACGGTCAATTGAAAGCTGGTTACAATGTCCAAATTGCGACGGAAGGTCAATATGTGCTCGCTTACGATGTTTTCCCAAACCCGACCGATACACGCACTTTAATTCCTTTTCTCGACACGATTGAAGAAAACTTTTTCGAGCTTCCGGAATTCATTGTCGCGGATGCAGGATATGGTAGCGAACAGAATTATGAAGATATCATCGAGAATCGAAATCGAACGCCACTTATTACATACAATCAATATCGAAAGGAGAAGAAAAAGAAGCATAAGGACAACGCTTTTCATGTAGATAATTGGGAATATAATGAGGACGAAGATACTTTTCTGTGCCCAAATGGTCGGAAAGTACGATTTAGCCATCATTCCAAACGAACAGACAGGTACGGATTCACCCGTGAATTTAAAGTGTACGAGTGTGAGGACTGTTCGGATTGTCCACTCCGCGATTTATGCACGAAAGCAAAAGAAGGGAACAACCGAAAAGTCTACATAAATGAAAAGTGGGAGTCCCAAAAAGAATATGTACGTACGAAGCTTTCAGACGAGAAAACTGGTGAAATTTACGGAAAACGTAAAATTGATGTAGAACCAGCGTTCGGTTTTCTGAAGGCTAATTTAGGTTTCACTCGTTTTTCCGTCAGAGGAAAACAGAAAGTGAAAAATGAATTAGCCTTTGCGTTGATGGCGGTGAATATGAGAAAAGTCACCGCCATCAGCGGTAAAATAGTGACGAGAAATGGAAAAACCCCACAAAAAAGGTTCCAAGCAAATTTTTTATTGCCTGGAACCTTTTTATATACTACTTTTGGCTAG
- the fapR gene encoding transcription factor FapR, giving the protein MRPNKRDRQRLLKETINENPFITDEELAEKFSVSIQTIRLDRLELNIPELRERIKNVAQKNFSEEVRSLPIEEIIGEIIDIELDEQAISILDIKKEHVFKRNGIARGHHLFAQANSLAVAVINDELALTTKSHIRFIRQVKLGERVIAKAKVLEKETKKGRTVVEVQSFVNQELVFQGEFYMYRSKTGEGEQK; this is encoded by the coding sequence ATGAGACCGAATAAAAGAGATAGACAGCGATTATTAAAAGAAACTATTAATGAGAATCCGTTTATAACAGATGAAGAATTAGCTGAAAAATTTTCCGTTAGTATTCAAACGATACGATTGGATCGTTTAGAACTAAATATTCCAGAGTTGCGCGAAAGAATAAAAAATGTTGCCCAAAAAAATTTCTCTGAAGAAGTACGCTCACTACCAATAGAAGAAATAATTGGAGAAATTATTGATATCGAATTAGATGAGCAGGCTATTTCAATTCTAGATATAAAGAAGGAGCATGTTTTTAAGAGGAATGGAATTGCTCGAGGGCATCACCTTTTTGCACAAGCGAACTCACTTGCAGTTGCGGTTATTAATGATGAGCTTGCATTAACTACAAAAAGCCATATCCGCTTTATCCGCCAAGTAAAACTAGGTGAACGGGTAATTGCAAAAGCAAAAGTGCTAGAGAAAGAGACAAAAAAAGGAAGAACTGTAGTTGAAGTTCAAAGTTTCGTAAACCAAGAATTAGTATTTCAAGGTGAATTTTATATGTATCGTTCAAAAACAGGAGAAGGTGAACAAAAATGA
- the plsX gene encoding phosphate acyltransferase PlsX, whose amino-acid sequence MNIAIDAMGGDHAPEAIIKGTMKAIENFPDLHITLVGDEKKIKTHLTKSERITIIHTDEVISGEDEPVRAVRTKKNASMVLMAKEVAEGRSEACISAGNTGALMAAGLFIVGRIKGIERPALAPTLPTINGTGFLLLDVGANADAKPNHLLQNAYMGSIYSEKVRGIKNPRVGLLNIGTESKKGNDLTRHAYELLTDANLNFIGNVEARELMNGVCDVAVTDGFTGNMVLKTIEGTAMSVFKMVKDVLMSNMKTKMAAAVIKPDLVKLKDKMDYSEYGGASLFGIQAPVVKAHGSSDEAAIFHAIRQARDMVMSEVPTKIAEAIVIK is encoded by the coding sequence ATGAATATAGCAATTGATGCAATGGGCGGAGATCATGCACCTGAAGCAATCATTAAAGGAACGATGAAAGCAATCGAAAATTTCCCTGACCTTCATATTACTCTAGTAGGGGACGAAAAAAAAATCAAAACTCATTTAACGAAATCAGAGCGAATAACTATTATTCATACGGATGAAGTTATTTCTGGAGAGGACGAACCAGTTCGTGCTGTACGAACGAAAAAAAATGCTTCAATGGTTTTAATGGCGAAAGAAGTTGCTGAAGGTCGTTCAGAAGCCTGTATTTCAGCTGGAAACACTGGAGCCCTAATGGCTGCTGGATTATTTATTGTCGGTCGAATAAAAGGTATTGAACGGCCCGCTTTGGCTCCTACATTACCAACCATTAACGGGACAGGGTTTTTATTACTTGACGTCGGAGCAAATGCTGATGCAAAACCAAATCATTTATTACAAAATGCGTATATGGGGTCAATTTATAGTGAAAAAGTTCGGGGAATTAAAAATCCAAGGGTAGGATTATTAAATATTGGTACCGAATCAAAGAAAGGAAATGACTTAACGAGACACGCGTATGAGCTATTAACAGATGCGAATTTAAACTTTATTGGAAATGTTGAAGCTAGAGAACTAATGAATGGCGTTTGTGATGTTGCTGTTACAGATGGTTTTACAGGAAATATGGTTTTGAAAACGATAGAAGGTACGGCTATGTCTGTTTTTAAAATGGTAAAAGACGTATTAATGAGTAATATGAAAACGAAAATGGCAGCCGCGGTTATTAAGCCAGATTTAGTGAAACTTAAAGATAAAATGGATTATTCAGAGTACGGCGGAGCCTCTCTTTTCGGAATACAAGCACCAGTAGTAAAAGCACATGGTTCATCTGACGAAGCGGCCATATTTCATGCAATTCGTCAAGCAAGAGATATGGTAATGAGTGAAGTTCCTACGAAAATTGCGGAGGCAATCGTTATTAAATAA
- the fabD gene encoding ACP S-malonyltransferase: protein MGKIAFLFPGQGSQTVGMGKELYDSNFSVKGIFQEADTSLDFPLSSLIFEGPQEKLTLTTNAQPALLTTSIAILQKVKEYEIKPDYVAGHSLGEYSALVAASAINFSDAVKIVRKRGEYMEEAVPHGKGTMAAILGLNRDKLKEITNYITETVSTVQLANLNCPGQIVISGTKEAVEKACQLAKEHGARRALPLDVSGPFHSSLMEPASSRLAEILNTYKFRHASIPVVSNVTAELVLDADEIKDLLVKQLYSPVLWEDSVRKMLELNVDTFIEIGPGKVLTGLVKKIDRSVRAYSIFDEASLMKTIQEVKGGE from the coding sequence ATGGGGAAAATTGCATTTTTATTTCCAGGTCAAGGATCACAAACAGTTGGGATGGGAAAAGAACTGTATGATTCGAATTTTTCTGTAAAGGGAATTTTCCAAGAAGCGGATACTTCTCTTGACTTTCCCTTATCTTCACTCATATTTGAAGGCCCACAAGAAAAATTGACATTAACAACAAATGCTCAACCGGCATTATTAACAACAAGTATTGCAATTTTACAAAAGGTAAAGGAATATGAAATAAAGCCCGATTATGTTGCCGGTCATAGTTTAGGTGAGTATTCTGCTCTAGTTGCAGCTTCCGCAATTAATTTTTCAGATGCTGTAAAAATTGTTCGAAAACGTGGAGAATATATGGAAGAAGCTGTTCCCCATGGGAAAGGAACGATGGCCGCGATATTAGGTTTAAATCGTGATAAATTAAAGGAAATCACAAACTATATTACAGAAACTGTCAGTACTGTACAACTAGCTAACTTAAATTGTCCTGGACAAATTGTTATTTCAGGAACAAAAGAAGCGGTAGAAAAAGCCTGTCAACTTGCAAAAGAACATGGTGCCAGACGTGCACTTCCATTAGATGTTAGTGGACCTTTTCATTCAAGTTTAATGGAGCCAGCCTCAAGTCGATTGGCAGAAATATTAAATACATATAAATTTCGCCATGCTTCAATTCCTGTTGTTTCTAATGTTACTGCAGAGCTCGTTTTAGATGCTGACGAAATAAAGGACCTATTAGTGAAGCAATTGTATTCACCTGTTTTATGGGAAGATTCTGTTCGAAAAATGCTAGAATTAAATGTAGATACTTTTATTGAAATCGGTCCCGGAAAAGTACTAACCGGCTTAGTTAAGAAAATTGATCGTTCCGTACGTGCTTATTCAATTTTTGACGAAGCAAGCTTAATGAAAACAATCCAAGAGGTTAAGGGGGGAGAATAA
- the sdaAB gene encoding L-serine ammonia-lyase, iron-sulfur-dependent subunit beta codes for MKFRSVFDIIGPVMIGPSSSHTAGALRIGRVARGLFGKQPNWAKIYLYGSFAETYRGHGTDVAIVGGLLNFDTFDERIIDSFTIAKNQGLTYQFLIEQDRPEHPNTAKIVIGNDQEQIEVVGISVGGGKIEIAEINGFKLKLTGEHPAIVVVNNDRFGCIANVAHIMAKHKINIGHMEVSRKEKGKLALMVLELDENVDETLMAEISALPNILQVARIVE; via the coding sequence ATGAAATTCCGAAGTGTATTTGATATTATTGGTCCAGTAATGATAGGCCCATCTAGTTCTCATACGGCAGGGGCACTTCGTATTGGTCGAGTTGCTCGAGGTTTATTTGGTAAACAGCCGAATTGGGCAAAAATCTATTTATATGGCTCGTTTGCAGAAACTTACCGAGGTCATGGAACGGATGTAGCAATCGTAGGTGGCTTACTTAATTTTGATACATTTGATGAACGAATAATTGATTCATTCACGATAGCTAAAAATCAAGGATTAACTTATCAATTTTTAATCGAGCAGGATAGACCGGAACATCCAAATACAGCGAAAATAGTTATTGGGAATGATCAAGAACAAATAGAAGTTGTCGGTATATCTGTTGGTGGAGGAAAAATTGAAATAGCCGAAATTAACGGTTTTAAATTAAAATTAACGGGTGAGCACCCAGCAATTGTGGTCGTAAATAATGATCGATTCGGTTGTATTGCTAATGTCGCACATATAATGGCAAAACATAAGATTAATATAGGTCATATGGAAGTGTCTCGAAAAGAAAAGGGAAAATTAGCATTGATGGTATTAGAACTTGATGAAAATGTTGATGAAACGCTAATGGCGGAAATTTCTGCCTTACCAAATATATTACAAGTTGCAAGAATAGTAGAGTAA
- a CDS encoding DAK2 domain-containing protein, with protein MSITTIDGLRFAEMIFFGANHLSKNAKYVDSLNVFPVPDGDTGTNMNLSIQSGAKEVRENVNPHVGKVGQALSRGLLMGARGNSGVILSQLFRGFAKSIEIKETLNVVDFAKALNDGVTTAYKAVMKPVEGTILTVAKDSAKKALEISETTTDLTVLLEEIVKEAHASLKRTPELLPVLKEVGVVDSGGQGLVFVYEGFLSQLKGETIDETQTPEVSMDQLVKKEHHKSVQSFLNTEDIVYGYCTEFMVKFKDDKLKVNPFSEEKFRLDLSELGDSLLVISDEQVAKVHIHTEQPGAALSYGQKYGELINLKIENMRQQHTTILEHDEALNVTAKKAPAEYGVVAVSMGSGIRDLFKSIGAEVTIEGGQTMNPSIEDIVKAVEQVNAKKVFILPNNKNIILAAEQARDVCEQQVIVIPTKTVPQGLAALLAFNPSVDVEKNEKAMIEALKSVKSGQVTYAVRDTNIDQLTIKKDDFMGIYEGTIIVSNRDLLETTTELLKQLLDDDSEILTVIKGEEATMEQTDRVIKFVEEHYPEVEIEMHDGKQPLYPFIFSVE; from the coding sequence GTGTCTATTACTACTATAGATGGACTACGATTTGCAGAAATGATTTTCTTCGGAGCAAATCATTTATCTAAAAATGCGAAATATGTAGATTCTTTGAATGTATTCCCGGTACCAGATGGTGATACAGGTACGAATATGAATTTATCTATCCAGTCAGGAGCAAAAGAAGTTAGGGAAAATGTCAATCCCCATGTCGGGAAAGTGGGACAAGCTTTATCCCGTGGATTATTAATGGGTGCTCGAGGAAATTCTGGTGTTATCCTATCCCAATTATTTCGTGGCTTTGCAAAATCTATTGAAATAAAAGAAACGTTAAATGTAGTAGATTTTGCGAAAGCGTTAAATGATGGGGTTACGACTGCATATAAAGCTGTAATGAAACCAGTTGAAGGAACAATACTTACCGTTGCGAAAGATTCAGCAAAAAAAGCATTAGAAATTAGTGAAACAACAACAGATCTAACTGTCTTATTGGAAGAAATTGTAAAAGAGGCACATGCTTCCTTAAAAAGAACACCGGAACTGCTACCTGTTCTTAAAGAAGTTGGCGTAGTTGATAGCGGTGGACAAGGTCTTGTTTTTGTTTATGAAGGGTTTCTATCCCAATTAAAAGGGGAAACAATTGACGAAACACAAACGCCAGAAGTATCAATGGATCAACTTGTAAAAAAAGAACATCATAAGAGTGTTCAAAGCTTTTTGAACACGGAAGATATCGTATATGGTTACTGTACTGAGTTTATGGTGAAATTTAAAGACGATAAACTTAAAGTAAATCCTTTTTCAGAAGAGAAATTCCGCCTGGATTTAAGTGAACTCGGTGATTCTTTGTTAGTTATCTCAGATGAACAAGTTGCTAAAGTACATATCCACACAGAACAACCAGGGGCTGCTTTATCGTATGGACAAAAATATGGTGAATTAATCAACTTAAAGATTGAGAATATGCGTCAACAACATACAACGATTCTTGAACATGATGAAGCGCTTAATGTAACTGCAAAGAAAGCTCCAGCTGAATATGGAGTTGTTGCTGTCTCTATGGGTAGCGGGATTCGCGACTTATTTAAAAGTATCGGGGCAGAAGTTACCATTGAAGGCGGACAAACAATGAATCCAAGTATCGAGGACATTGTAAAAGCAGTAGAGCAAGTAAATGCAAAAAAAGTTTTTATCTTACCGAATAACAAAAATATCATTTTGGCTGCAGAGCAAGCACGCGATGTGTGTGAGCAACAAGTAATAGTCATTCCGACGAAAACTGTCCCTCAAGGACTTGCTGCATTATTAGCATTTAACCCAAGTGTTGATGTTGAGAAAAATGAAAAGGCAATGATTGAGGCGTTAAAAAGCGTTAAATCAGGGCAAGTGACATACGCAGTACGTGATACGAATATCGATCAACTGACGATTAAAAAAGATGATTTTATGGGAATTTATGAAGGGACGATTATTGTATCGAATCGTGACTTGTTAGAAACTACGACTGAGTTATTAAAACAATTGTTAGATGATGATAGTGAAATTTTAACAGTTATTAAAGGGGAAGAAGCGACAATGGAACAAACTGATCGTGTAATTAAGTTTGTTGAAGAACATTATCCAGAAGTAGAAATAGAAATGCACGATGGGAAACAGCCACTATACCCGTTTATTTTTTCTGTTGAATAA